A portion of the Stella humosa genome contains these proteins:
- a CDS encoding amidase, which produces MSELVETSAVELRRLIGTRQLSPVELLEACLVRISEVNPTLNAVTAMCVDRARDEAKAAETAVMRGDALPPLHGLPVGIKDLNETGGLKTTWGSPLFADHVPAKDERMVAGVRAAGAIVVGKTNVPEWGAGANTNNPVWGPTGNAFDPARICGGSSGGSGVALATSMLPICTGSDTGGSLRIPAAFSGIVGYRPSPGLVPSERRGLGWTALSVVGPMGRTVADTCLLMEGMVSDDSRDPFAGPVDPAAFGRPGRCDLSSMRVAFSEDLGFTPVDNRIRATFRERVDIFKHIFKTADWRAPDMEGADFAFDTMRAQNFLASHKDRYEKHRDKLGPNIVANYEQGLTFTALDIAEGHKAQTKLYRGFQDFFRDFDFLITPTVPVPPFPLDELYVTHINGEPLRHYFHWLALTYGITLTGHPALSMPCGLEPTGTPFGLQVIGPARGDLKLLAFANALEQVLEGDARTARPIPDLSRLKK; this is translated from the coding sequence ATGTCCGAACTCGTCGAAACATCCGCGGTCGAGCTGCGCCGCCTGATCGGCACCCGCCAACTGTCGCCGGTCGAACTGCTGGAAGCCTGCCTGGTGCGGATTTCCGAGGTGAACCCGACGCTGAACGCCGTGACGGCGATGTGCGTCGACCGCGCCCGCGACGAGGCCAAGGCGGCCGAGACCGCGGTCATGCGCGGCGACGCGCTGCCGCCGCTGCATGGCTTGCCGGTCGGCATCAAGGACCTGAACGAGACGGGCGGCCTGAAGACCACCTGGGGCTCGCCGCTCTTCGCCGACCACGTCCCGGCCAAGGACGAGCGCATGGTGGCAGGCGTGCGCGCGGCCGGCGCCATCGTCGTCGGCAAGACCAACGTCCCCGAATGGGGGGCGGGCGCCAACACCAACAACCCGGTCTGGGGGCCGACCGGCAACGCCTTCGATCCGGCCCGCATCTGCGGCGGCTCGTCGGGCGGGTCGGGCGTGGCGCTCGCCACCTCGATGCTGCCGATCTGCACCGGCTCGGACACCGGCGGCAGCCTGCGCATCCCGGCCGCCTTCTCGGGCATCGTCGGCTATCGCCCGTCGCCCGGCCTGGTGCCGTCGGAGCGTCGCGGGCTCGGCTGGACCGCGCTCTCGGTGGTGGGGCCGATGGGCCGCACCGTCGCCGACACCTGCCTGCTGATGGAAGGCATGGTGTCGGACGACAGCCGCGACCCCTTCGCCGGGCCGGTCGATCCCGCCGCCTTCGGCCGGCCGGGCCGCTGCGACCTGTCGTCGATGCGCGTCGCCTTCTCCGAGGATCTCGGCTTCACGCCGGTCGACAACCGCATCCGCGCCACGTTCCGCGAGCGGGTCGACATCTTCAAGCACATCTTCAAGACGGCCGATTGGCGCGCACCGGACATGGAAGGGGCGGACTTCGCCTTCGACACCATGCGGGCGCAGAATTTCCTGGCCTCCCACAAGGACCGCTACGAGAAGCATCGCGACAAGCTCGGCCCCAACATCGTCGCCAACTACGAGCAGGGGCTGACCTTCACGGCGCTCGACATCGCCGAGGGCCACAAGGCGCAGACGAAGCTCTATCGCGGCTTCCAGGATTTCTTCCGCGACTTCGACTTCCTGATCACCCCCACCGTGCCGGTGCCGCCCTTCCCGCTCGACGAACTCTACGTCACCCACATCAACGGCGAGCCGCTGCGCCACTATTTCCACTGGCTGGCGCTGACCTACGGCATCACGCTGACCGGCCACCCCGCGCTCAGCATGCCCTGCGGTCTGGAGCCGACCGGCACGCCGTTCGGGCTGCAGGTGATCGGCCCGGCCCGCGGCGACCTGAAGCTGCTGGCCTTTGCAAACGCGCTGGAGCAGGTGCTGGAAGGCGACGCCCGCACCGCCCGCCCGATCCCCGACCTCTCCCGGCTGAAGAAGTGA
- a CDS encoding M81 family metallopeptidase encodes MPRLLVVHISHETNTFSKLKTDLAAFQRRMFHVGDASVIQAMRGTRTEVAGFLDAAESYGWQVRLPISAAATPNGTVTAEAWEALTTPVLDALSEPFDGILIAFHGAMVAEGADDAEGSLLASIRERIGPKVPIAITLDLHANVTEAMCRHADIVVAYRTYPHIDQYERAQQAAALMKRTLAGEIHPQALVVSRPTLLGFDGGKTTIEGVMTEALRRADAFEQEPGILVVSVHAGFTRSNIHDAGPSVAVTHDGQPERARAIADELMEYCWQNRTNSSTQRMTVGEAVSIARRPDDSGRPLVLADYTDNPGGGGYGDATNLLRGLLAGGVKDVAVCSITDPEAVLACRAAGVGTTVELAIGGKIDPEFGGPPLQVKGTVKHLGAGEVTFDGPMSKGVRSNMGHTAVLQVGEMEIVLATNRFQTIDRQHFLSVGIDPTKKNVLVVKSAQHFRATFQPMARTVLTVDTGALTTPELTRFDFSNIRRPIWPFDADAA; translated from the coding sequence ATGCCGCGCCTCCTCGTCGTCCACATCTCCCACGAGACCAATACCTTCTCGAAGCTGAAGACCGACCTCGCCGCCTTCCAGCGCCGCATGTTCCATGTCGGCGATGCGTCGGTGATCCAGGCGATGCGCGGCACCCGGACGGAGGTGGCGGGCTTCCTCGACGCCGCCGAGTCCTATGGCTGGCAGGTGCGGCTGCCGATCTCGGCCGCCGCCACCCCCAACGGCACCGTGACGGCCGAAGCGTGGGAAGCCCTGACGACGCCCGTGCTCGACGCCCTGTCGGAGCCCTTCGACGGCATCCTGATCGCCTTCCACGGCGCCATGGTGGCGGAGGGGGCCGACGATGCCGAGGGCTCTCTGCTGGCCAGCATCCGCGAGCGCATCGGGCCCAAGGTGCCGATCGCCATCACGCTCGACCTGCATGCCAACGTGACCGAGGCGATGTGCCGCCACGCCGACATCGTGGTGGCCTATCGCACCTATCCGCATATCGACCAGTACGAGCGCGCCCAGCAGGCGGCCGCCCTGATGAAGCGGACCCTGGCCGGCGAAATCCACCCGCAGGCCCTGGTCGTCAGCCGGCCGACGCTGCTGGGCTTCGACGGCGGCAAGACCACGATCGAAGGCGTGATGACCGAGGCGCTGCGCCGGGCCGATGCCTTCGAGCAGGAGCCGGGCATCCTCGTCGTCAGCGTCCATGCCGGCTTCACACGCTCCAACATCCACGATGCCGGGCCGTCCGTCGCCGTTACCCATGACGGGCAGCCGGAGCGTGCGCGCGCCATCGCCGACGAGCTGATGGAGTATTGCTGGCAGAACCGGACCAACAGCTCGACCCAGCGCATGACGGTGGGCGAGGCCGTGTCGATCGCCCGCCGGCCGGACGACAGCGGCCGGCCGCTGGTCCTGGCCGACTACACCGACAATCCCGGCGGCGGCGGCTATGGCGACGCCACCAACCTGTTGCGCGGCCTGCTGGCGGGCGGCGTGAAGGATGTCGCGGTCTGTTCGATCACCGATCCCGAGGCGGTCCTGGCCTGCCGCGCGGCCGGCGTCGGCACCACCGTCGAGCTTGCGATCGGCGGCAAGATCGATCCGGAGTTCGGCGGGCCGCCCTTGCAGGTGAAGGGTACGGTCAAGCACCTGGGGGCGGGCGAGGTCACGTTCGACGGGCCGATGTCGAAGGGCGTGCGCTCGAACATGGGCCACACCGCCGTCCTGCAGGTGGGCGAGATGGAGATCGTGCTCGCCACCAACCGCTTCCAGACGATCGACCGCCAGCACTTCCTCTCGGTCGGCATCGACCCCACGAAGAAGAACGTCCTCGTCGTGAAGTCCGCCCAGCATTTCCGCGCGACCTTCCAGCCGATGGCGCGCACCGTGCTGACGGTCGACACCGGCGCCCTGACCACGCCGGAGCTGACCAGGTTCGATTTCTCCAACATCCGCCGGCCGATCTGGCCGTTCGACGCCGACGCGGCTTGA
- a CDS encoding sensor histidine kinase produces MVGPDGTAGDATTVRIDALSAELDRRAMGVAIFAPGARLVFANASLRRFLAGRDPEVAALPDADGRLVLPGGRSVAARRLPLDGGGEAILVPSPGADTEFLRHILDSLDTTVVAYDRDDRYLFGNVAYHRRYPHLPPEAELVGTTFEGMLRRTIAAGSFADAQAEHDPEAYIARRVAEFRANQPAMTEWMTVSGNWEKVRVIRTPSGLRLSLRTRITEVKRVQEELRRAKERLETETAVRDRFVRRLSHEFRTPLSAVLGYSEMVEGEVLGSLETPKYREYAALIRHSGEHLLDLVSGLADAVEEVAPTLRDEDIDVGRMLAREVTVVAPMAQAAGIQLAANLDDDLPQLRADARMVRQMLLNLLSNGVRFSTKGAVTASARLRPDGGISLVVADQGAGMAPAVLARLGEPFYRGEADAAGRPAGTGLGLGVVKDLIALHQGRLVLASTLGQGTTAELEFPPERTVAAGG; encoded by the coding sequence ATGGTCGGTCCTGACGGGACGGCCGGCGATGCCACGACGGTCCGGATCGACGCGCTGTCGGCCGAACTGGACAGGCGGGCCATGGGGGTCGCCATATTCGCGCCCGGAGCCCGGCTCGTGTTCGCCAATGCGAGCCTGAGGCGATTCCTCGCCGGCCGCGACCCGGAGGTGGCGGCGCTGCCCGATGCCGACGGCCGGCTCGTCCTGCCCGGCGGTCGCAGTGTCGCCGCACGGCGGCTGCCGCTGGACGGCGGCGGCGAGGCGATCCTGGTGCCGTCGCCCGGTGCCGATACGGAGTTCCTGCGCCATATCCTGGACAGCCTCGACACCACGGTCGTCGCCTATGATCGCGATGACCGCTATCTCTTTGGCAACGTCGCCTATCACCGGCGCTATCCGCACCTGCCGCCCGAGGCCGAACTCGTCGGCACGACCTTCGAGGGGATGCTGCGGCGGACCATCGCCGCCGGCAGCTTTGCCGACGCCCAGGCCGAGCACGACCCCGAGGCCTACATCGCCCGCCGCGTCGCCGAGTTCCGCGCCAATCAGCCGGCCATGACCGAATGGATGACGGTGTCCGGCAACTGGGAGAAGGTGCGCGTGATCCGGACGCCGTCGGGCCTGCGTCTTTCGCTGCGCACGCGCATCACCGAGGTGAAGCGCGTGCAGGAGGAGCTTCGTCGCGCCAAGGAGCGGCTGGAGACCGAGACTGCGGTGCGCGACCGCTTCGTGCGCCGCCTGAGCCATGAGTTCCGCACCCCGCTGTCGGCCGTGCTGGGATACTCGGAGATGGTCGAGGGCGAGGTGCTGGGGTCACTCGAGACGCCGAAATACCGGGAATACGCCGCCCTCATCCGCCATTCGGGCGAACATCTCCTCGATCTCGTGTCGGGACTGGCGGACGCGGTGGAGGAGGTGGCGCCGACGCTGCGGGACGAAGACATCGATGTCGGGCGGATGCTGGCGCGAGAGGTGACAGTGGTGGCACCGATGGCCCAGGCTGCGGGCATCCAGCTTGCGGCCAACCTCGACGACGACCTGCCGCAGCTCCGCGCGGATGCGCGGATGGTTCGCCAGATGCTGCTGAACCTGCTGTCGAATGGCGTGCGCTTCAGCACCAAAGGCGCGGTCACCGCATCGGCGCGCTTGCGTCCGGATGGTGGCATCTCGCTCGTCGTGGCCGACCAGGGGGCGGGTATGGCGCCGGCCGTGCTGGCTCGCCTGGGGGAACCGTTCTACCGCGGTGAAGCCGACGCCGCCGGCCGGCCGGCCGGAACCGGCCTGGGGTTGGGGGTCGTCAAGGATCTGATCGCCCTGCACCAGGGCCGATTGGTCCTGGCCTCCACGCTCGGCCAGGGAACGACGGCGGAACTGGAGTTTCCCCCGGAAAGGACCGTGGCCGCGGGCGGCTGA
- a CDS encoding sensor histidine kinase, with amino-acid sequence MGRRDDDRGRLAEWLDTVLDAVRREEGDAAESDPGTASAHDPGGAACYREVFDRLDESIVAYDADDRYLIGNLAYHRRYPHLPMDGTLAGTSFARILDYAREAGTLIERQAVDDPATYIARRTAELRQPDGSRSERLTSSGNWDLLRLKVTSLGFRLSIRTDITEQKRGQDDLRLALERLETEVAQRAAFVAKLSHELRTPLTAILGYAGMIEGEVIGPVGQPRYREYAASVAQAGQRLLDLVNQILHLSRLEAGRMEVAEATVDLVDMLRREISVVQPMARDNQTTLALNLPSSFPGLRADPRLLRQMILNLLSNAVRFTIRGAVLVSLARRDDGGIDLRVVDNGVGMAPEIVARAGEPYFRGPELPASGEPGTGLGLAVVKELIGLHQGQLSLASTPGRGTIATLSFPAERTVHPASPVQEGGSDGRS; translated from the coding sequence ATGGGCCGGCGCGACGACGATCGAGGGCGGTTGGCCGAGTGGCTCGACACCGTCCTCGATGCCGTCCGCCGCGAAGAGGGCGATGCAGCGGAATCGGACCCTGGAACCGCCTCCGCCCACGATCCGGGCGGTGCCGCGTGCTATCGTGAGGTCTTCGATCGGCTGGATGAGTCGATCGTCGCCTACGATGCCGACGATCGCTACCTGATCGGCAACCTCGCCTACCATCGGCGATACCCGCACCTGCCCATGGATGGCACGCTGGCCGGCACGTCGTTCGCGCGGATCCTGGATTATGCACGCGAGGCCGGCACGCTCATCGAGCGGCAGGCCGTGGACGATCCGGCCACCTATATCGCCCGCCGGACCGCCGAATTGCGCCAGCCGGATGGCAGCCGGTCGGAGCGCCTGACCTCCAGCGGGAACTGGGACCTGCTGCGCCTGAAGGTGACGTCGCTCGGGTTCCGCTTATCGATCCGCACCGACATCACCGAGCAGAAGCGCGGCCAGGATGACCTGCGGCTGGCGCTGGAGCGTTTGGAAACCGAAGTGGCTCAGCGGGCCGCCTTCGTGGCCAAGCTCAGCCACGAACTGCGCACGCCGCTGACCGCCATCCTGGGTTATGCCGGCATGATCGAGGGCGAGGTCATCGGCCCCGTCGGTCAGCCGCGCTATCGCGAGTATGCCGCTTCGGTGGCGCAGGCGGGGCAGCGGCTGCTCGACCTCGTGAACCAGATCCTGCATCTGAGCCGGCTGGAGGCCGGTCGCATGGAGGTGGCCGAGGCCACCGTCGACCTTGTTGACATGCTGCGCCGGGAGATTTCGGTGGTACAGCCGATGGCGCGCGACAATCAGACGACGCTCGCTCTCAATCTGCCCAGCAGCTTCCCGGGGCTGCGGGCTGATCCCAGGCTGTTGCGCCAGATGATACTGAACCTGCTGTCGAATGCGGTCCGCTTCACCATCCGCGGCGCGGTCCTGGTATCGCTGGCGCGCCGCGACGACGGTGGCATCGACCTGCGGGTGGTCGACAATGGCGTCGGCATGGCGCCGGAGATCGTGGCGCGGGCGGGGGAACCCTATTTCCGCGGCCCGGAGCTGCCGGCAAGCGGCGAACCCGGCACCGGCCTCGGCCTGGCGGTGGTGAAGGAACTGATCGGCCTGCATCAGGGCCAGCTCTCGCTTGCCAGTACACCCGGCCGGGGCACCATCGCGACCTTGTCGTTCCCGGCCGAACGGACGGTCCACCCGGCCTCACCCGTACAGGAGGGGGGCAGCGATGGTCGGTCCTGA
- a CDS encoding sensor histidine kinase — translation MSSSDGSGDQGADDLAPPTAVRFDEILDRVIEAVAVIGPSGDLLYANAVWHRLADRAGEPAAATLARLEALPHFAVRSYPADGRARLVLVRHDEAHVLREAIDHLDSTLAIYDKAERFCYGNAAFHRRYAHHGDDSELIGRTFEELLRATVAAGQLPEPQTSTDPEGYVRRRLAEFRDWRQTDSERLLPSGQWDLLRTRFTPSGLRLTMRTDISAQKRTQDELRRAMERLEVEGAARARFVASLSHDLRTPLSAVLGYAELIETEVMGPLGSSKYHEYAALIRQSGSQLLQLVEGLLEMSRSEAGRGELAAEPVDLSALLRAEVLAIEAQARTGRSQLVLVLPDIVPLLLADPRMVRQMIQALAGNAIRHTPDGAVTISVRQRADGGLDIAVSDTGAGIPPDVLSRLGTPYFQGASPDGNRPAGPGLGLAIVKDLMRLHEGELVLASTPGRGTVATLRFPAGRTPAPTVEDPA, via the coding sequence ATGAGTTCCAGCGACGGATCAGGCGACCAGGGCGCGGACGACCTTGCTCCGCCCACGGCCGTGCGCTTCGACGAAATCCTCGATCGCGTGATCGAGGCGGTCGCCGTGATCGGGCCATCGGGCGACCTCCTCTATGCCAATGCCGTGTGGCACAGGCTGGCCGACCGCGCGGGCGAACCGGCGGCCGCGACGCTGGCGCGGCTGGAGGCGCTGCCGCACTTCGCCGTGCGCAGCTATCCGGCCGACGGCAGGGCCCGCCTGGTGCTGGTGCGCCACGACGAAGCGCATGTGCTGCGCGAGGCGATCGACCATCTCGACAGCACGCTCGCGATCTATGACAAGGCCGAGCGGTTCTGCTACGGCAATGCCGCGTTCCATCGCCGCTACGCCCACCATGGCGACGACAGCGAGCTGATCGGCCGGACATTCGAGGAACTGCTGCGGGCGACGGTGGCGGCGGGGCAATTGCCCGAGCCCCAGACGTCCACTGACCCGGAAGGGTATGTGCGTCGCCGCCTGGCGGAGTTCCGCGACTGGCGGCAGACCGACTCCGAGCGCCTGCTGCCGTCCGGCCAATGGGACCTGCTGCGCACCCGCTTCACGCCGAGCGGCCTGCGGCTGACGATGCGCACCGACATTTCGGCGCAGAAGCGGACCCAGGACGAGCTGCGCCGGGCTATGGAACGGCTGGAGGTCGAGGGCGCGGCGCGCGCGCGCTTTGTCGCCAGCCTCAGCCACGACCTGCGCACGCCCTTGTCGGCGGTGCTGGGCTATGCCGAACTGATCGAGACCGAGGTCATGGGGCCGCTCGGCTCCAGCAAGTACCATGAGTATGCCGCCTTGATCCGCCAGTCGGGCAGCCAGCTCCTGCAACTGGTGGAGGGCCTGCTGGAGATGAGCCGCAGCGAGGCCGGCCGGGGCGAGCTGGCGGCCGAGCCGGTCGATCTTTCGGCCCTGCTGCGCGCCGAGGTGCTGGCGATCGAGGCCCAGGCCCGCACCGGCCGCTCCCAGCTCGTACTCGTGCTGCCCGATATCGTGCCGCTCCTGCTGGCCGACCCCCGCATGGTGCGGCAGATGATACAGGCCCTGGCCGGCAATGCGATCCGGCACACGCCGGATGGGGCGGTTACCATTTCCGTTCGGCAACGCGCCGATGGTGGCCTCGACATCGCCGTCTCCGATACCGGCGCCGGCATCCCGCCAGACGTGCTGTCCCGGCTGGGCACGCCCTATTTCCAGGGCGCCAGCCCGGACGGCAACCGGCCTGCCGGTCCCGGGCTCGGCCTGGCGATCGTCAAGGATCTCATGCGCCTGCATGAGGGCGAACTGGTGCTTGCCAGCACCCCCGGCCGCGGCACGGTCGCCACGCTGCGCTTCCCCGCCGGCCGCACGCCGGCCCCCACCGTCGAGGATCCGGCGTAA
- a CDS encoding N-acyl-D-amino-acid deacylase family protein, with the protein MTQHFDLLVRGGTVFDGTGAPGRLADVGVLGDRIAAIGDLAGATADTVVEAAGRAVAPGFIDVHTHDDRALLSNPDMAMKTSQGVTTVVVGNCGVSLSPLAIDRRPPPPLDLLGAEEWYRYPRMADYMAAVDAAPAAVNAACLVGHATLRVGAMDDLLRPATPAEINNMKERLAEGLAAGAIGMSTGLFYRPANAAPTEEIIALAELLEPAGAIYTTHMRDEGEGVMDSLHESFRIGREAGVRAIISHHKVIGTPNFGRSEETLALIEHTRTRQDIGLDCYPYVAASTVLDSSRLERCSRVMVTWSVKHPEVSGRDLSDIAAEWGISQLEAVDRLNPAGAIYFMMDEADVRRILSYPHTIVASDGLPHDSHPHPRLWGTFPRVLGHYSRDVGLFPLEEAVRRMTGLPAERFGLTGRGRLAVGAHADITVFDPATVIDSASFEKPATPAAGIDRVIVNGRAVWADGAPTGAHPGRLLRRQDLQAA; encoded by the coding sequence ATGACCCAGCATTTCGACCTCCTCGTCCGCGGCGGCACGGTGTTCGACGGCACGGGCGCCCCTGGACGGCTGGCCGATGTCGGCGTCCTCGGCGACCGCATCGCCGCCATCGGCGACCTGGCCGGCGCCACCGCCGATACGGTGGTCGAGGCGGCCGGCCGCGCCGTCGCCCCCGGCTTCATCGACGTCCACACCCATGACGACCGGGCGCTGCTGTCCAACCCGGACATGGCGATGAAGACCAGCCAGGGTGTCACCACCGTGGTGGTCGGCAATTGCGGCGTCAGCCTGTCGCCGCTGGCGATCGACCGCCGCCCGCCGCCGCCGCTCGACCTGCTGGGGGCGGAGGAGTGGTATCGCTATCCGCGCATGGCCGACTACATGGCCGCTGTCGACGCGGCACCGGCCGCGGTCAACGCCGCCTGCCTCGTCGGCCACGCCACCTTGCGCGTCGGCGCCATGGACGACCTGCTGCGGCCGGCCACCCCGGCCGAGATCAACAACATGAAGGAACGCCTGGCCGAGGGGCTGGCGGCGGGTGCCATCGGCATGTCGACGGGCCTGTTCTATCGCCCGGCCAACGCCGCCCCGACCGAGGAGATCATCGCGCTGGCCGAGTTGCTGGAGCCGGCCGGCGCCATCTACACCACCCACATGCGCGACGAGGGCGAGGGAGTGATGGATTCCCTCCACGAGTCCTTCCGCATCGGCCGCGAGGCCGGCGTGCGCGCGATCATCAGCCACCACAAGGTAATCGGCACGCCGAACTTCGGGCGTTCGGAAGAGACGCTGGCGCTGATCGAGCACACGCGCACCCGCCAGGACATCGGCCTCGACTGCTACCCCTACGTCGCGGCCTCGACCGTGCTCGATTCCAGCCGGCTCGAGCGTTGCAGCCGGGTCATGGTCACCTGGTCGGTGAAGCACCCGGAGGTGAGTGGCCGTGACCTGTCGGACATCGCCGCCGAATGGGGCATCAGCCAGCTCGAGGCGGTCGACCGGCTGAACCCCGCCGGCGCCATCTACTTCATGATGGACGAGGCCGACGTGCGCCGCATCCTCTCCTACCCGCACACCATCGTCGCATCCGACGGTCTGCCGCACGACTCGCACCCGCACCCGCGCCTGTGGGGCACCTTCCCGCGGGTGCTGGGGCACTATTCGCGCGATGTCGGCCTGTTCCCGCTGGAAGAGGCGGTGCGGCGGATGACCGGCCTGCCGGCCGAGCGCTTCGGGTTGACCGGGCGCGGCCGGCTCGCGGTCGGCGCCCATGCCGACATCACCGTCTTCGACCCCGCGACCGTCATCGACTCGGCCTCGTTCGAGAAGCCGGCGACGCCGGCGGCCGGCATCGACCGGGTGATCGTCAACGGCCGTGCCGTCTGGGCCGATGGTGCGCCGACGGGCGCCCATCCCGGCCGCCTGCTGCGCCGGCAGGATCTCCAGGCCGCGTGA
- the glpD gene encoding glycerol-3-phosphate dehydrogenase → MSGTGIFDLAVIGGGINGAGIARDAAGRGLKVLLVEADDLARATSSASSKLIHGGLRYLEQYEFRLVREALAEREVLLAMAPHIIWPLAFTLPHAPSLRPAWMIRAGLFLYDHLGGRRRLPGSRGVNLRRTPYGAGLRSDLTKGFVYSDCWVDDARLVVLNARDAADRGTDIRTRTECLSARRAGDHWELRLRDVRDGVETSAAARALVNAAGPWADRVAGGVMGGNRTPPLRHIKGSHIVVPRLHDGDHALILQNDDRRVVFVIPYEGRFSLIGTTDVAVTGEPGGVSASPAEVEYLCKAVSGYLARPVTPADVVWSYAGVRPLYDDGSANPSAVTRDYVLKLEGGKQEGGGGEPPALHVFGGKITTYRKLAEHAMEKLATVIPGLKPAWTAGAPLPGGAMEGADFDRFCTGLGQRYPALDPAWLRRLARRHGTLAFDVLGDARVTADLGRHFGAGLYEREIDRLRRAEWAQTADDVLWRRTKEGLHLTPAERAAVAQHMA, encoded by the coding sequence ATGTCCGGGACGGGAATCTTCGATCTGGCGGTGATCGGCGGGGGCATCAACGGCGCCGGCATCGCGCGCGATGCCGCGGGGCGCGGGCTGAAGGTGCTCCTGGTCGAGGCCGACGACCTGGCGCGCGCCACCTCGTCGGCCTCCAGCAAGCTGATTCATGGCGGCCTGCGCTACCTCGAGCAATACGAGTTCCGCCTGGTGCGCGAGGCGCTGGCCGAGCGGGAGGTGCTGCTGGCGATGGCGCCGCACATCATCTGGCCGCTGGCCTTCACCCTGCCGCACGCACCGTCGCTGCGCCCGGCCTGGATGATCCGCGCCGGGCTCTTCCTCTATGACCATCTGGGCGGCCGGCGGCGGCTGCCGGGCTCGCGCGGGGTGAACCTGCGCCGGACGCCCTACGGCGCTGGGCTGCGGTCCGACCTGACGAAGGGTTTCGTCTATTCCGACTGCTGGGTCGACGATGCCCGGCTGGTCGTCCTGAACGCGCGCGACGCAGCCGACCGCGGCACCGACATCCGCACCCGCACCGAATGCCTGTCGGCGCGCCGGGCGGGCGACCATTGGGAACTGCGGCTGCGCGACGTGCGCGACGGGGTTGAGACGAGTGCGGCCGCCCGCGCGCTGGTCAATGCCGCCGGCCCCTGGGCCGACCGGGTGGCGGGCGGGGTGATGGGCGGCAACCGCACGCCGCCGCTGCGCCACATCAAGGGCAGCCACATCGTCGTGCCGCGCCTGCATGACGGCGACCACGCGCTCATCCTGCAGAACGACGACCGCCGGGTCGTCTTCGTTATTCCCTACGAGGGCCGCTTCTCGTTGATCGGCACCACCGACGTCGCCGTCACCGGCGAGCCGGGCGGCGTGTCGGCCAGCCCGGCCGAGGTGGAGTATCTGTGCAAGGCGGTGTCGGGTTACCTCGCCCGCCCGGTGACACCGGCCGACGTGGTGTGGAGCTACGCCGGCGTCCGCCCGCTCTATGACGACGGCTCCGCCAACCCCTCGGCCGTCACGCGTGACTATGTGCTGAAGCTGGAGGGCGGCAAACAGGAAGGCGGGGGTGGCGAGCCGCCGGCACTGCACGTCTTCGGCGGCAAGATCACCACCTATCGCAAGCTGGCGGAGCACGCGATGGAGAAGCTGGCGACCGTCATCCCGGGCCTGAAACCGGCCTGGACGGCCGGGGCGCCGCTGCCGGGCGGGGCCATGGAGGGCGCCGACTTCGACCGCTTCTGCACCGGCCTCGGCCAGCGTTATCCGGCGCTCGACCCGGCCTGGCTGCGCCGCTTGGCGCGCCGCCATGGCACGCTCGCCTTCGACGTGCTGGGCGATGCGCGGGTGACGGCCGACCTTGGCCGGCATTTCGGCGCCGGCCTCTACGAGCGCGAGATCGACCGGTTGCGCCGCGCCGAGTGGGCGCAGACGGCCGACGACGTGCTGTGGCGCCGCACCAAGGAGGGGCTGCACTTGACCCCGGCCGAGCGCGCCGCCGTCGCCCAGCATATGGCCTGA